The DNA segment GCTATTGTGGCTTTCGGCAAAAAAGGGGTGACAGGCGCGGCGCTGCTCGGGAAACTGACGGCCTTACGCCACACCTCACAGGGAGCCGCAGATGTCTGATCAAGCCAAACAAATGACCGAAGAAGAAGCCGCCGAATTTGCCGAGCAGGTCTTCGACGTGGCCCGCCGCGGTGATGCCGCCATGCTGGCTGCGCTGCTGGCCAAGGGCTTGCCGGTGAATCTGCGCAATCACAATGGCGATACCTTGTTGATGTTGTCCGCCTATCACGGGCACGCCGAGGCGGTGAAAGTGCTGCTGGAGTTCAAGGCCGATCCGCAGATCGCCAACGACAAGAACCAACTGCCGATTGCCGGTGCAGCGTTCAAGGGCAACCTGGCGGTGGTCAAGGCGTTGATTGAAGGCGGCACCCCGGTTGACGGCGCCTCTGCCGATGGCCGCACGGCGCTGATGATGGCGGCGATGTTCAATCGCACCGAAATGGTCGAGTACCTGATCAGCGTAGGGGCCAACCCCAAGGCCACGGATGCCCAGGGGGTAACGGCCCTGGTGGCGGCCCAGACCATGGGGGCAGCGGATACGACGGCGCAGTTGCAAAAACTGGTGTAGGCTTTGCGCCCTCAAAATCAGCCTTGCCACAGGATTCGCCCATGAACACCGCGCTCGTCGAACTCATCACTAAAATCAGTTCCGGTTGCCTGGGCGACGCCGAGATCGTGCGGATCGCCGATGAGGCCAGCCAGGCCTACGCCGATGCCGATGGGTTCCTGGCGGCCAACCCTGATATCAACTACGACGACACCTTCCCCATCCCGCTGGGCGAGTGGATTGTGGTCGGCAGCCTGCCGGAAACGGTGCTGTTCCAGGCCGACACCTACCAGGATCTGTTCGCCCAGATCGTTGCTTCCTTTGGTCCCGACGTTGCGTTCAACCTCAAGCCCAAGCAGTTGGCCAAGACCGAGGCGCTGACGGCCCTTAATCGCATCCAGATCCAGCTCGGCGCCATGAACCCGGAAAACGGCGGCTACACCCTGATGAATTTCAGCCAGTTGCTCGATGACGAAATCCAGGCCGTGCTGGTCTATGGCAATGACGTGCCGCGGGTGCTGGAATTGTGTGCCGAAGTCGGGATCAAGGGCGAACCGTCCCTGGAAGCCCTGCGCATTGCCGTCCACGTCTGAAATAAAACGGAACCCTGGCCAGGGCTGGCTATCCTAAACAGGCAAGCCCTCACTTAGGAGCGACACCATGGGTTCCACATTTAATGGTCTGATCGGGTTGATCATCCTGGCACTGGATATCTGGGCGATCATCAACGTGTTCAAAAGCGGCGCCAGCACCGGGGCCAAAGTGTTGTGGATCCTGTTGATCCTGCTGTTGCCGGTATTGGGCCTGATTATCTGGGCCATCGCCGGGCCACGGGGCAACGTGCGGCTCTGATCCTCTGCGGGCACAAGCATGTAAATAATGTGGGAGCGCGCTTACCCGCGACAGCGGTGTATCAGTACCAGATTGATTGGCTGACACACCGCTGTCGCGAGCAAGCTCGCTCCCACATTTGTCTGCGGCGTGTCCTGTAGATTTTTGTGTCCATCTATTCGCTGCACAAAATTTTCACACTTCATCCAAGACAATTCCCCCGCTTTATTTTCCTGCCTCGGTCAGTCTGTGCCGACAGGA comes from the Pseudomonas shahriarae genome and includes:
- a CDS encoding PLDc N-terminal domain-containing protein, which codes for MGSTFNGLIGLIILALDIWAIINVFKSGASTGAKVLWILLILLLPVLGLIIWAIAGPRGNVRL
- a CDS encoding ankyrin repeat domain-containing protein — its product is MSDQAKQMTEEEAAEFAEQVFDVARRGDAAMLAALLAKGLPVNLRNHNGDTLLMLSAYHGHAEAVKVLLEFKADPQIANDKNQLPIAGAAFKGNLAVVKALIEGGTPVDGASADGRTALMMAAMFNRTEMVEYLISVGANPKATDAQGVTALVAAQTMGAADTTAQLQKLV